Proteins from one Xenopus tropicalis strain Nigerian chromosome 1, UCB_Xtro_10.0, whole genome shotgun sequence genomic window:
- the apc2 gene encoding adenomatous polyposis coli protein 2 isoform X1, which produces MEVCARVGMVGAAASYDQLVRQVEDLKKENSHLRRELKDNSSQLNRLEHDTSDMKEVLKHLQVKLEHDVGGGAGHAEMLDQFKGLQGDIPGLYNLYTSPAIGPDISATPMQLEIPQKRARDESRTSELLMQELEKERSLLLGEIDKEEKEKLWYYSQIQSLSKRLEELPHAETFSLQIDLIRQQLEFESDHLHCVLEERFGTADEMVQRAQIRASHLEQIEQQLEEMQSKEVKEHQVIEEKSMDLAEKINTEAVAPPDDSSGQQESKVEVVFWLLSMLANRDKDDMSRTLLAMSSSQDSCQAMRRSGCLPLLIQILHEAERDTKAPESSAFKDARMRANAALHNVIFSQPDEGQAKKEMRVLHILEQIRSYTETCCDWMLEHERVGNMHECNPVPVEPQICQASCAIMKLSFDEEYRRAMNELGGLQAIAELLEVDYLMNRMTSDPLSLALRRYAGMALTNLTFGDVVNKATLCSRRGCMQAIVAHLASENEELQQVASSILRNLSWRADINSKKILREVGSVISLMQCALRANKESTLKSVLSALWNLSAHSTENKASVCSVEGSLGFLVSTLTYKCQSNSLSIIESGGGILRNVSSLIATRDDYRQILRDHNCLQTLLQHLRSHSLTIVSNACGTLWNLSARCAQDQELLWDLGAISMLRNLIHSKHKMIAMGSAAALRNLLAHRPVKYKDASVISPGSCMPSLYMRKQKALEAELDAKHLAETIDKQGLKSQPVKGPLRHIESLVKDYASDSGCFDDDDIPNTSISAETGNSSVLSMYLNSSYTQGQNIPRTGSLKRAGELEKVDSCKNEIRKPHEYISSADKLPTKIPSAISKIDRLVEDVSTMHTSSDDSFSLSSEDHCIDWPCGSDELHEARAHSCSPCRLSDKSGLLRRDNISRAQALLRLKTAYTSLSNDSLNSGSTSDGYCPKEHMKPCSRSSLIDYKDELQRYQKRPSRLDLKSVLVPKPERNDSAIKKVPSTEDQRQLYDSTSKSVSLTSLKNKEGTEDHFVKSTSNTLPADPLVHTIKLSPSYKHITGLDSVSSNVSGFPGSVLQQKKSWLLTSQIPDSYIKTFEKASNHSSTEQESLQKYAVEGTPICFSRCSSLSSLSSGDNILDGQSRSDNDIDSDSSLEILEMEEGNIKYKSNETEDAAVKQGIVSSVTSQPMVIPMPKPEKHFFREVSPSRNDDMTPSSSSENYIQETPLVMSRCSSVSSLGSFESPSIASSIQSDPCSEMISGTISPSELPDSPGQTMPPSRSKTPSFETSGHLERETSQFNIQWENNVKKFMEITDFKERFQIPRDIDSMIYFTVEKPTENFSCASSLSALPLHEHYIEKDVELKLIPPFSDKNCLNFVAHEKRGENREERILGMMTKSELELVSDDDIDILKECINSAMPSRLRNVKTSVLSTHILNSSSKKPVHLPVYMLVPAHTQLAGPKVFHSKQDLLKDDSSYTDSAEGTPVNFSSAASLSDETLQYPLKDDQDLKDRLKSQKEKREFGTMLDSNLEKKRRSIYTMENIADNEEMRKNFYCANPTKYSNKGNRPTSPAYPLKAHQTTTIGGPEHGTVKYDARTFVSPGHPSKLDLNQGEYVHGNLAFQSFCHTTPTEEAVYCFYEEDRDTLYSNKNSPKIKQEPTKSPRKSLYTGVSKRGTNGLPASKSSNYASTFSNLIEDEPIPCYSLSSSMSSLSDIEPICALEKVDKSRRHSARLQCRSLNIHAGSRDSSVSRTSDEERCTSSVLPRRKRTSARKRKHTLKLTQSKSEQNPVGDRSPDGGEMSDLDSIDWEAIKEGANSIVSWIHQAASSISRSTSSMSRGPSSDSLMSSPSVSGHQPLQGKHKQSREWALRPRVQNSNKANTINSNEETKNVRERKVNSNQKQASNIPMVLRGRTVIYVPAKEKESSTKLLQNQAPHIKDPTKVATAVRSRSLHRLGKSSDLGVEMTLPKRSATPPARISNASSSSSSRNSTPSRKAQAPVPSPISKRSKNTQVLPGNKTQKSPVRIPFMKKPTPRCPPGPSPLAIEPVSPLQSPSRRPQGSRLNQVKNSESEKSGMLRQLTFIKESSGSMRRQHSDLSVSRQHRIPPPKNSALPAVFLCSSRCEELKVHKQPKPKVTASPNCPPRRTSSESPSRLPVRNLPPAPEPFKRYSSSPHINLPGPRGECRKDQNASRAEEARVSRPHTALSQDRATWRRIRDEDIPHILRSTLPACALPLTDDVSEPRRKTSDAVVQTEDIAVTKTNSSTSPTLESSSMGSRNRPGLASSLLPELGKSALAVVNLPTSRHSSPSRAARVTPFNYVPSPILTVTEEAAGKVVNEEVNEVN; this is translated from the exons ATGGAG GTGTGTGCAAGGGTCGGAATGGTGGGCGCTGCTGCCTCCTATGACCAGCTTGTTCGTCAGGTGGAGGACCTTAAGAAGGAGAATTCCCACCTAAGAAGAGAGCTGAAGGATAATAGCAGCCAGCTAAACAGACTTGAACATGACACATCCGATATGAAG GAAGTTTTGAAACATCTTCAGGTCAAGCTTGAGCACGATGTTGGGGGGGGCGCAGGTCACGCTGAAATGCTGGATCAATTTAAAG GTTTGCAGGGTGATATCCCTGGACTTTATAATCTATATACCTCTCCTGCCATTGGCCCAGATATCTCTgccacccccatgcaactggagATCCCTCAAAAAAGAGCAAGGGATGAAAGCCGAACAAGTGAACTTCTAATGCAGGAGCTGGAGAAAGAAAG gtCCCTGCTTTTAGGGGAAATTGATAAGGAGGAAAAGGAAAAACTGTGGTACTACTCCCAAATTCAAAGTTTGTCCAAGCGGCTAGAGGAATTGCCTCATGCGGAGACG TTCTCTTTACAGATTGACCTTATCCGGCAGCAGCTTGAGTTTGAATCTGATCATCTGCACTGTGTTTTGGAAGAGAGATTTGGGACAGCAGATGAGATGGTGCAGAGAGCACAG ATTCGGGCATCTCACCTAGAGCAAATAGAGCAACAGTTGGAAGAAATGCAAAGTAAAGAAGTGAAAGAGCATCAGGTTATTGAG GAAAAGAGCATGGACTTAGCAGAAAAGATTAATACAGAGGCTGTTGCTCCCCCAGATGACAGCTCAGGGCAGCAAGAAAGCAAG GTGGAGGTTGTGTTTTGGCTTCTGTCTATGCTGGCCAACCGAGATAAGGATGATATGTCACGTACCCTTTTAGCAATGTCCAGCTCACAAGACAGCTGCCAGGCCATGCGCAGATCTGGCTGCCTCCCACTGCTGATTCAAATCTTGCATGAGGCAGAGCGAGATACAAAGGCACCAGAATCTTCTGCATTTAAGGATGCCAGGATGCGTGCAAATGCTGCCCTGCACAATGTTATTTTTTCTCAGCCAGATGAAGGGCAGGCTAAGAAGGAGATGAGAGTTCTTCACATTTTGGAACAGATTCGATCTTATACAGAAACCTGCTGTGACTGGATGCTAGAGCATGAACGAGTAGGGAACATGCATGAATGCAACCCAG TCCCTGTGGAGCCACAGATCTGCCAAGCAAGCTGCGCAATCATGAAGCTGTCATTCGACGAGGAATATCGCAGAGCAATGAATGAGCTTG gtgGCTTACAGGCCATTGCTGAGCTCCTTGAGGTGGACTATCTGATGAACAGAATGACAAGTGATCCCCTCAGCTTGGCCTTAAGGCGCTATGCAGGAATGGCTCTAACTAATCTGACTTTCGGTGATGTAGTGAACAAG GCAACACTCTGCTCCCGGCGTGGCTGCATGCAGGCAATTGTGGCTCATCTGGCATCCGAAAATGAAGAATTGCAGCAG GTGGCATCCAGTATCTTAAGAAATCTGTCATGGAGGGCAGATATTAATAGTAAGAAGATTCTGCGTGAAGTGGGCAGTGTGATCAGCTTGATGCAATGTGCTTTGCGGGCCAACAAG GAGTCAACACTAAAGAGCGTACTGAGTGCACTGTGGAATCTGTCAGCACACAGTACTGAGAACAAGGCCTCAGTCTGCTCCGTGGAGGGATCGCTGGGCTTCTTAGTGAGCACATTGACCTACAAATGCCAGAGCAATTCATTGTCAATCATAGAGAGTGGTGGAGGTATCCTGCGCAATGTATCCAGTTTGATAGCTACACGTGATGATTACAG GCAGATCCTGCGTGATCACAACTGTCTCCAGACTCTTCTGCAGCATCTCAGGTCCCACAGCTTGACCATAGTTAGCAACGCCTGTGGGACACTATGGAACTTATCTGCACGGTGCGCTCAGGACCAGGAGCTTTTGTGGGATCTAGGAGCTATTAGTATGTTACGAAACCTTATTCACTCCAAGCACAAGATGATTGCAATGGGCAGTGCAGCTGCCCTAAGAAACTTGCTTGCACACCGCCCTGTAAAGTACAAAGATGCTTCTGTAATCTCTCCTGGTTCCTGTATGCCTTCACTATATATGAGGAAGCAGAAGGCACTGGAAGCTGAGCTGGACGCAAAGCACTTGGCGGAAACCATTGACAAACAAGGCCTTAAATCACAGCCAGTGAAGGGTCCACTGAGGCACATTGAAAGCCTGGTTAAGGATTATGCATCAGATTCTGGTTgctttgatgatgatgatatccCAAATACATCCATCAGTGCAGAAACTGGCAATTCCTCTGTACTCTCCATGTATCTTAATTCATCCTATACCCAAGGTCAGAACATTCCACGAACAGGGTCCCTAAAAAGAGCAGGAGAGCTAGAGAAGGTTGACAGCTGTAAAAATGAAATCAGGAAACCACATGAATATATCTCATCAGCTGATAAATTGCCAACTAAAATACCTTCTGCAATATCTAAGATAGACAGACTTGTGGAAGATGTTTCTACAATGCATACATCTTCTGATGACAGTTTTAGCTTAAGCTCAGAGGATCATTGCATTGACTGGCCCTGTGGTTCAGATGAGCTACATGAAGCCAGAGCTCATTCCTGTTCTCCTTGTAGATTATCAGATAAAAGTGGTCTATTAAGGCGAGATAATATAAGCAGAGCACAAGCTCTATTACGCTTAAAAACTGCTTACACAAGTCTTTCTAATGACAGTTTAAACAGTGGCAGCACAAGTGATGGATACTGTCCAAAGGAACATATGAAACCCTGCAGCAGATCTTCCCTTATTGATTACAAGGATGAGTTACAAAGGTATCAGAAACGCCCAAGTCGTCTGGATCTAAAGAGTGTTTTGGTCCCCAAACCTGAAAGAAATGATTCAGCTATAAAAAAAGTGCCATCCACAGAAGATCAAAGGCAGCTTTATGACTCAACAAGTAAAAGTGTATCGCTTACAAGTCTAAAGAACAAAGAAGGTACCGAAGATCATTTTGTAAAAAGTACAAGTAACACTTTACCAGCCGATCCTTTGGTGCATACCATAAAGCTATCTCCATCATATAAGCACATTACCGGCCTTGACAGTGTATCCAGTAATGTGTCAGGATTTCCTGGAAGtgttttacagcaaaaaaaatcatggttacTCACATCACAAATACCTGACtcttatataaaaacatttgaaaaggCTTCTAACCACTCCTCAACAGAACAGGAATCACTCCAAAAATATGCAGTAGAGGGAACCCCAATATGTTTCTCTCGGTGCAGCTCCCTTTCTTCTCTATCATCAGGAGATAACATACTGGATGGGCAAAGCCGAAGTGATAATGACATAGACAGTGACTCATCCCTAGAGATACTAGAGATGGAGGAAGGCAACATAAAGTACAAAAGCAATGAAACAGAAGATGCAGCAGTAAAACAAGGTATAGTTTCTTCAGTTACTTCCCAACCCATGGTTATTCCTATGCCAAAACCTGAAAAACACTTTTTCAGGGAAGTTTCACCATCAAGGAATGATGACATGACTCCATCCAGCTCTTCAGAGAATTATATACAGGAAACACCTTTGGTAATGAGTCGTTGCAGCTCAGTCAGTTCCCTGGGTAGCTTTGAGAGTCCTTCCATTGCCAGCTCTATTCAGAGTGATCCATGTAGTGAGATGATTAGTGGAACAATAAGCCCCAGTGAATTGCCAGATAGCCCAGGGCAGACCATGCCACCTAGCAGAAGCAAAACTCCAAGCTTTGAAACTAGTGGGCACCTAGAAAGAGAGACTAGCCAGTTCAATATCCAGTGGGAGAATAAtgtaaaaaagttcatggagataaCAGACTTTAAAGAGAGGTTTCAGATTCCAAGAGATATTGACTCCATGATTTATTTCACAGTGGAAAAACCAACAGAAAATTTCTCATGTGCCTCAAGTCTGAGTGCGTTGCCTTTGCATGAACATTACATTGAGAAAGATGTGGAGCTAAAACTCATCCCACCTTTTTCTGACAAGAATTGTTTAAACTTTGTCGCACATGAGAAAAGAGGAGAAAATAGAGAGGAACGGATCCTGGGAATGATGACGAAATCTGAACTAGAACTTGTTTCCGATGATGATATTGATATTTTAAAAGAGTGCATAAATTCAGCCATGCCCTCTCGGTTACGTAATGTTAAGACATCTGTCCTCTCAACACATATCCTTAATTCCTCAAGTAAAAAACCTGTTCATCTCCCAGTATATATGTTGGTTCCAGCACATACACAGCTAGCAGGGCCAAAGGTCTTCCATTCAAAGCAAGACTTGCTTAAGGATGACTCTTCTTACACTGATTCAGCGGAGGGGACACCAGTTAACTTCTCCAGTGCCGCTTCCCTCAGTGATGAAACATTACAGTACCCTCTTAAAGACGATCAAGATCTAAAAGATAGGTTGAAAAGccagaaagaaaaaagagaatttgGGACAATGTTAGATAGTAATTTGGAAAAAAAGAGAAGATCAATATACACAATGGAAAATATAGCAGACAATGAGGAGATGAGGAAAAATTTTTACTGTGCAAATCCAACTAAATATAGTAACAAAGGAAACAGACCCACTAGCCCAGCTTATCCATTAAAAGCACATCAGACAACTACAATTGGAGGCCCTGAACACGGTACAGTAAAATATGATGCTAGGACTTTTGTCTCTCCTGGTCACCCATCAAAACTGGATTTGAATCAAGGTGAATATGTTCATGGAAACCTAGCTTTTCAGTCATTCTGTCACACCACACCAACCGAAGAGGCAGTTTATTGCTTTTATGAGGAGGACAGAGACACACTGTATTCAAACAAAAATTCTCCTAAAATAAAACAGGAGCCAACAAAATCTCCAAGAAAAAGTCTCTATACTGGGGTATCAAAGAGAGGAACAAATGGACTTCCAGCCAGCAAATCAAGCAATTATGCTTCTACATTCTCAAATTTAATAGAGGATGAACCCATCCCTTGCTACTCTCTCAGTTCATCGATGAGTTCACTCAGTGACATTGAACCTATATGTGCACTAGAAAAGGTAGATAAATCCAGAAGGCATTCAGCTAGGCTTCAGTGCAGGAGTCTAAATATTCATGCTGGAAGCAGAGATTCTTCTGTCAGTCGAACTTCAGATGAGGAAAGATGCACTTCTTCAGTGCTACCTAGGAGGAAAAGAACCTCAGCCCGCAAAAGGAAGCACACACTTAAACTCACTCAAAGTAAAAGTGAACAAAATCCTGTTGGAGACAGGTCACCAGATGGAGGTGAGATGTCAGATCTAGATAGCATAGACTGGGAAGCTATCAAAGAAGGTGCTAATTCCATTGTCAGCTGGATACACCAAGCTGCCTCCTCTATCTCCAGGAGCACTTCATCCATGTCAAGAGGCCCTTCATCTGATTCTCTTATGTCTAGCCCATCAGTGTCGGGACACCAGCCTTTACAAGGCAAACATAAACAAAGCAGAGAATGGGCCTTGCGTCCCAGGGTCCAGAATTCCAACAAAGCTAACACAATAAACTCTAATGAAGAAACAAAAAATGTCAGAGAAAGAAAAGTTAATTCTAACCAAAAGCAAGCATCTAACATCCCTATGGTCCTCCGTGGCCGTACAGTTATCTATGTACCAGCCAAGGAGAAAGAATCATCAACTAAACTACTTCAGAATCAAGCTCCTCACATTAAAGATCCAACAAAAGTAGCAACCGCTGTGCGATCTCGAAGCCTTCATCGCTTAGGGAAATCTTCAGACCTGGGAGTGGAAATGACCTTGCCCAAAAGAAGTGCTACACCACCAGCTCGTATCAGCAATGCATCCTCCTCTAGCTCATCTCGAAATTCAACTCCATCACGTAAAGCACAAGCACCAGTACCTTCACCAATATCCAAGAGGTCCAAAAATACCCAGGTGCTTCCTGGTAATAAGACTCAGAAGTCCCCTGTAAGAATTCCATTTATGAAAAAGCCTACTCCTCGTTGCCCCCCTGGCCCTTCACCACTTGCTATAGAACCTGTCAGCCCTCTGCAGAGTCCCAGCAGGAGGCCTCAAGGAAGCAGGCTTAACCAGGTTAAGAACAGTGAATCTGAAAAATCTGGTATGTTACGTCAGCTAACTTTCATCAAAGAATCTTCAGGAAGTATGAGACGTCAACATTCTGACCTGTCTGTGTCACGACAACACCGTATTCCTCCCCCAAAAAATTCAGCTCTACCTGCTGTTTTTCTCTGTTCTTCCCGGTGTGAGGAGCTTAAAGTCCACAAACAACCTAAGCCAAAAGTGACTGCTTCACCTAACTGCCCTCCAAGAAGAACAAGTTCTGAAAGTCCCTCCCGCCTTCCAGTAAGAAATCTTCCACCCGCTCCAGAACCATTTAAGAGATATTCTTCTTCTCCTCACATAAACCTCCCAGGGCCACGTGGTGAGTGTAGGAAAGACCAGAATGCTTCCAGAGCTGAAGAGGCAAGAGTTTCAAGACCTCATACTGCATTAAGCCAGGACAGAGCAACCTGGAGAAGGATTAGAGATGAAGATATCCCCCACATTCTTAGGAGTACTCTTCCAGCATGTGCTCTACCACTTACTGATGATGTATCTGAGCCACGACGAAAAACAAGTGATGCTGTAGTACAGACTGAAGACATTGCTGTTACAAAGACTAACTCCAGCACTTCACCCACTCTTGAAAGCAGCTCCATGGGGAGTAGAAACAGGCCTGGTTTAGCCTCATCTCTTCTTCCAGAGCTGGGAAAAAGTGCTCTTGCTGTTGTGAACCTACCCACCAGTAGGCATAGCTCTCCCAGCCGTGCTGCACGCGTAACACCTTTTAACTATGTTCCCAGCCCAATCTTGACAGTAACAGAGGAAGCTGCAGGAAAAGTAGTGAATGAGGAAGTGAATGAAGTAAACTAG